The following coding sequences lie in one Nitrososphaerota archaeon genomic window:
- a CDS encoding tyrosine--tRNA ligase produces MNIEEKIKIIKSPPTIEIINEEELQKVLEEKEHPITYCGYETSGPIHLGHLIAIKKQIDLQKIGLIVKVLWPDLHTFMNRKGSLEWIHKMQEYSQHCFIACGLDPQKTIFIQGSDFELDKKYIEDFMKLSLHITISRAKRSMTIVGRKMEDARVSQIVYPVFQCLDIAYLDVDIAHGGMDQRKIHMLAREFLPEIGYKKPVCLHTAILTSLTGPGEKMSSSKPETFIAIHDPPEVIEEKIMKAYCPAKEIINNPIIEICNYIIFPYYQKLEVERPSKYGGKIIFYSFKELKEEFEKGKLHPLDLKKAVLENLIKILEPIRKYFNNKTEILNILKQTKRDTI; encoded by the coding sequence ATGAATATAGAAGAAAAAATAAAGATTATAAAAAGCCCACCTACAATAGAGATTATAAACGAAGAGGAATTACAGAAAGTTTTAGAAGAAAAAGAACATCCAATAACTTATTGCGGATATGAAACAAGTGGACCAATTCATTTAGGTCATTTAATAGCTATTAAAAAACAAATAGATTTGCAAAAAATTGGCTTAATTGTAAAAGTTTTATGGCCTGATTTACATACTTTTATGAATAGAAAAGGTTCTTTAGAATGGATTCATAAAATGCAAGAATATTCGCAACATTGTTTTATTGCATGCGGCTTAGATCCTCAAAAAACAATATTTATTCAAGGATCAGATTTTGAATTAGATAAAAAATATATTGAAGATTTTATGAAGCTTAGTTTACATATAACTATTTCAAGGGCAAAAAGAAGTATGACAATTGTAGGTAGAAAAATGGAAGATGCTCGTGTTTCACAAATAGTTTATCCAGTTTTTCAATGTCTTGATATTGCTTATTTAGATGTAGATATTGCTCATGGAGGAATGGATCAAAGAAAAATACATATGCTTGCTAGAGAATTTTTACCAGAAATAGGTTATAAAAAACCAGTATGTCTTCATACAGCAATACTAACTTCTTTAACAGGGCCTGGAGAAAAAATGTCTTCAAGTAAACCTGAAACATTTATAGCGATCCATGATCCTCCAGAAGTAATTGAGGAAAAAATTATGAAAGCATATTGTCCAGCAAAGGAAATAATCAATAATCCAATAATAGAAATTTGTAATTATATAATTTTTCCTTATTATCAAAAACTAGAAGTTGAAAGACCTAGCAAATATGGTGGAAAAATAATATTTTATTCATTTAAAGAATTAAAAGAAGAATTTGAAAAAGGAAAATTACATCCTTTAGACCTTAAAAAAGCGGTATTAGAAAATTTAATAAAAATTTTAGAACCTATAAGGAAATATTTTAATAATAAAACTGAAATATTAAATATTCTTAAACAAACTAAAAGAGATACTATATGA